One segment of Brassica napus cultivar Da-Ae chromosome C3, Da-Ae, whole genome shotgun sequence DNA contains the following:
- the LOC106364398 gene encoding uncharacterized protein LOC106364398, protein MPVPDPGAGRVFIFLITLFLFLSIAVGGGCLIAYTILPYPPVWLSYLGIFFVCLPWSFWILTFAYRIVSRTFGFRMVIGSGGNNNNATGESNARDIDPPEQSLEAHDDDPEAIAHPQGQVEGNQSKKRMSTSSNSTVDSHESEMPLAISMGS, encoded by the coding sequence ATGCCTGTGCCAGATCCAGGGGCGGGGCGAGTATTCATCTTTCTCATTACCTTATTTCTTTTCCTATCAATAGCTGTCGGAGGTGGTTGTCTGATTGCATACACAATCCTCCCTTATCCTCCAGTTTGGCTCTCTTACCTCGGCATTTTCTTTGTTTGTCTCCCTTGGTCATTTTGGATCCTAACCTTTGCATACCGCATTGTCTCCCGCACTTTTGGGTTTAGGATGGTCATTGGATCAGGTGGTAATAACAACAATGCGACCGGAGAGTCCAATGCACGTGATATTGATCCTCCTGAGCAATCTTTAGAGGCTCATGATGATGATCCTGAGGCGATAGCTCACCCACAAGGTCAAGTTGAAGGGAACCAATCGAAGAAAAGAATGTCAACCTCCAGCAATTCTACTGTCGATTCACATGAAAGTGAGATGCCACTAGCAATTTCTATGGGTTCATGA
- the LOC111198175 gene encoding uncharacterized protein LOC111198175 isoform X2 → MVEMRPESDSAAKCRDELPVKLEIAEDGLEEEHGPLNKRSKLWSSSPMALAEPSPLGLSLRKSPSLLDLIQMRLTQSGDPKAGGSGVVKQESKCIEKLKASNFPATVLKIGQWEYKSRYEGDLVAKCYFAKHKLVWEVLERGLKSKIEIQWSDIVGLKANCPEKGPGTLTLLLSRQPLFFRETNPQPRKHTLWQATSDFTTDGQASTYRKHFLQCAEGIMNKHLEKLVQCDHRLLYLSREPEIIMDSPFFDGRQSIFEDPNDSKGYPFGNFNLSTGPSVSGTQNLASPVGAQSSSERMYLSHEAPSPSSVIDARANEALNSRNTTDCGQMGGLRQSMSLSDFLAVLCDPKDTSDSSQVEQVAGLHQSMSVSDFLALLSDSGDIADSSQIKVPGLQQSMSVSDFVGLLSDSAVGNHPEHMENFDSMKQQLLSDNIQFDAPPDEKSLMPSVDSLFNLLYKDLNGAANSQLSAENSVGLKSELSDLKGIVPDNNNNRVLDPASSSRPQGMLRKDSFSDLLLHLPRITSLPKFLSNISEEDGGAYNR, encoded by the exons ATGGTGGAAATGAGACCCGAGTCTGATTCAGCGGCGAAGTGCCGAGACGAGCTCCCGGTGAAGCTGGAGATCGCGGAGGACGGTTTAGAAGAAGAGCACGGTCCTCTCAACAAGCGATCTAAG TTGTGGAGCTCATCGCCAATGGCGCTTGCTGAGCCGAGTCCTCTTGGACTAAGCCTTAGAAAGAGTCCATCTTTGCTGGATTTGATACAGATGAGGCTAACGCAAAGCGGTGACCCAAAAGCCGGAGGCTCTGGTGTTGTTAAACAAGAGAGTAAAT GTATTGAGAAGCTGAAAGCTTCCAACTTTCCTGCCACGGTTTTGAAGATCGGGCAGTGGGAg tATAAATCGAGGTATGAAGGTGATTTGGTGGCGAAGTGTTACTTTGCAAAACATAAACTTGTTTGGGAAGTGTTGGAACGAGGTCTCAAGAGTAAAATCGAGATCCAATGGTCAGATATTGTGGGGTTGAAAGCAAACTGTCCTGAAAAAGGACCTGGGACGTTGACTCTCCTG cttTCTAGGCAGCCTTTGTTTTTCCGAGAAACAAACCCGCAGCCTAGGAAACATACTTTGTGGCAGGCAACTTCAGATTTTACTACTGATGGCCAAGCCAGTACGTACAG GAAGCATTTTCTGCAATGTGCTGAAGGGATAATGAACAAACATTTGGAAAAGCTTGTTCAGTGTGATCACCGCCTGTTGTATTTAAGCCGTGAGCCAGAGATAATTATGGACTCTCCCTTCTTTGATGGACGGCAATCTATCTTTGAGGATCCGAATGATTCAAAGGGTTATCCTTTTGGGAACTTTAATCTTAGCACAGGTCCTTCGGTATCTGGGACTCAGAACTTAGCATCTCCTGTTGGAGCACAGTCATCCTCTGAACGTATGTATCTGTCTCATGAAGCACCGTCTCCCAGCTCAG TGATAGATGCTCGTGCAAATGAAGCACTCAATTCAAGAAACACAACTGATTGTGGTCAGATGGGAGGACTGCGCCAATCTATGTCACTGAGTGATTTCCTTGCAGTTCTCTGTGATCCAAAAGATACAAGTGATTCGAGTCAGGTTGAACAAGTAGCTGGACTACACCAATCTATGTCAGTTAGTGATTTCCTTGCACTGCTATCTGATTCAGGAGACATAGCTGATTCGAGTCAGATTAAAGTACCTGGACTACAACAATCCATGTCAGTGAGCGACTTTGTTGGACTTCTCTCTGATTCTGCTGTTGGAAACCATCCGGAACATATGGAGAATTTCGACAGCATGAAACAGCAATTGCTTAGTGATAACATCCAGTTCGATGCACCACCAGATGAGAAGTCTCTCATGCCAAGTGTTGATTCCTTATTCAACCTCTTGTACAAGGATCTCAACGGCGCTGCAAACTCACAGCTCAGTGCTGAAAACTCGGTTGGATTGAAGTCTGAACTCAGTGATCTGAAGGGGATAGTTCCGGACAATAACAACAACAGAGTTCTTGATCCAGCTTCCAGCAGCAGACCACAGGGCATGTTGAGGAAAGACTCGTTCAGCGATCTGCTATTGCATCTCCCCCGAATCACATCCTTGCCAAAGTTCTTGTCCAACATATCAGAAGAAGATGGTGGTGCATATAAtagatga
- the LOC111198175 gene encoding uncharacterized protein LOC111198175 isoform X1 codes for MVEMRPESDSAAKCRDELPVKLEIAEDGLEEEHGPLNKRSKLWSSSPMALAEPSPLGLSLRKSPSLLDLIQMRLTQSGDPKAGGSGVVKQESKCITAGSNLGPGSIEKLKASNFPATVLKIGQWEYKSRYEGDLVAKCYFAKHKLVWEVLERGLKSKIEIQWSDIVGLKANCPEKGPGTLTLLLSRQPLFFRETNPQPRKHTLWQATSDFTTDGQASTYRKHFLQCAEGIMNKHLEKLVQCDHRLLYLSREPEIIMDSPFFDGRQSIFEDPNDSKGYPFGNFNLSTGPSVSGTQNLASPVGAQSSSERMYLSHEAPSPSSVIDARANEALNSRNTTDCGQMGGLRQSMSLSDFLAVLCDPKDTSDSSQVEQVAGLHQSMSVSDFLALLSDSGDIADSSQIKVPGLQQSMSVSDFVGLLSDSAVGNHPEHMENFDSMKQQLLSDNIQFDAPPDEKSLMPSVDSLFNLLYKDLNGAANSQLSAENSVGLKSELSDLKGIVPDNNNNRVLDPASSSRPQGMLRKDSFSDLLLHLPRITSLPKFLSNISEEDGGAYNR; via the exons ATGGTGGAAATGAGACCCGAGTCTGATTCAGCGGCGAAGTGCCGAGACGAGCTCCCGGTGAAGCTGGAGATCGCGGAGGACGGTTTAGAAGAAGAGCACGGTCCTCTCAACAAGCGATCTAAG TTGTGGAGCTCATCGCCAATGGCGCTTGCTGAGCCGAGTCCTCTTGGACTAAGCCTTAGAAAGAGTCCATCTTTGCTGGATTTGATACAGATGAGGCTAACGCAAAGCGGTGACCCAAAAGCCGGAGGCTCTGGTGTTGTTAAACAAGAGAGTAAATGTATTACTGCTGGATCGAACTTGGGGCCAGGAAGTATTGAGAAGCTGAAAGCTTCCAACTTTCCTGCCACGGTTTTGAAGATCGGGCAGTGGGAg tATAAATCGAGGTATGAAGGTGATTTGGTGGCGAAGTGTTACTTTGCAAAACATAAACTTGTTTGGGAAGTGTTGGAACGAGGTCTCAAGAGTAAAATCGAGATCCAATGGTCAGATATTGTGGGGTTGAAAGCAAACTGTCCTGAAAAAGGACCTGGGACGTTGACTCTCCTG cttTCTAGGCAGCCTTTGTTTTTCCGAGAAACAAACCCGCAGCCTAGGAAACATACTTTGTGGCAGGCAACTTCAGATTTTACTACTGATGGCCAAGCCAGTACGTACAG GAAGCATTTTCTGCAATGTGCTGAAGGGATAATGAACAAACATTTGGAAAAGCTTGTTCAGTGTGATCACCGCCTGTTGTATTTAAGCCGTGAGCCAGAGATAATTATGGACTCTCCCTTCTTTGATGGACGGCAATCTATCTTTGAGGATCCGAATGATTCAAAGGGTTATCCTTTTGGGAACTTTAATCTTAGCACAGGTCCTTCGGTATCTGGGACTCAGAACTTAGCATCTCCTGTTGGAGCACAGTCATCCTCTGAACGTATGTATCTGTCTCATGAAGCACCGTCTCCCAGCTCAG TGATAGATGCTCGTGCAAATGAAGCACTCAATTCAAGAAACACAACTGATTGTGGTCAGATGGGAGGACTGCGCCAATCTATGTCACTGAGTGATTTCCTTGCAGTTCTCTGTGATCCAAAAGATACAAGTGATTCGAGTCAGGTTGAACAAGTAGCTGGACTACACCAATCTATGTCAGTTAGTGATTTCCTTGCACTGCTATCTGATTCAGGAGACATAGCTGATTCGAGTCAGATTAAAGTACCTGGACTACAACAATCCATGTCAGTGAGCGACTTTGTTGGACTTCTCTCTGATTCTGCTGTTGGAAACCATCCGGAACATATGGAGAATTTCGACAGCATGAAACAGCAATTGCTTAGTGATAACATCCAGTTCGATGCACCACCAGATGAGAAGTCTCTCATGCCAAGTGTTGATTCCTTATTCAACCTCTTGTACAAGGATCTCAACGGCGCTGCAAACTCACAGCTCAGTGCTGAAAACTCGGTTGGATTGAAGTCTGAACTCAGTGATCTGAAGGGGATAGTTCCGGACAATAACAACAACAGAGTTCTTGATCCAGCTTCCAGCAGCAGACCACAGGGCATGTTGAGGAAAGACTCGTTCAGCGATCTGCTATTGCATCTCCCCCGAATCACATCCTTGCCAAAGTTCTTGTCCAACATATCAGAAGAAGATGGTGGTGCATATAAtagatga